The bacterium genome contains the following window.
CTTGGCGATGCCGAAGTCGGTCACCTTCACCTCGCCGTTCCACGAGAGCAGTATGTTCGAGGGCGAGACGTCGCGGTGCACGAGCCCCATAGGTTTCCCGTCCGCGTCTTTGCATCGGTGCGCGAACTCGAGCGCGACGAGCACCTGCTCGATTATATATAGCGCGTGCTGCGGCGGCATGGGGGAGCGGTCGCGGATCAGCCTGTTTATGAGCCTGGCGCAGTCGATGCCATGGACATACTCCATCGCCAGAAACGGCGCGCCGCCTTCGGTCCCCAGCTCATGGACCTGGACGATCGACTGGTGCGGCAGGAGGCAGAGGACCCTCGCCTCGTCCTTGAGCATCTTCGTCAGCTCCTCGCTCGTGCACCACGACGGCAGCAGCCTCTTTATGGCGAGCGTCTTTGAGAAGCCCTCCTGCGCATCCAGACGGGCCCTGTAGATCTCGGCCGTGCCGCCGCTCGCGATCTTCTCAACCAGGGTGTACCTGCCGAATCGGCAAGGAAGGTGCATGGGACTGCAGCAAAGCAAACCCCGTGCCAAGCAAAGACACGGGCAGAACATATAATGATATGGCGAGCGGATGCCGGGCTGATGGGGGAGATGCGCCGAATCCTGAACACAAATTCAGGACTGCGGACAGCTATGCGCGGACCAACCTCTTCAATATCTTCAGATTATTCGTATCGCTCCGAACCGCATCCCCTTCCTTCGGCGTCTCGAGGATCATGGGGATATCGGCAAGCCTTCGGTCGTTCATGATGAGCCTGAAGCCGGGCAGCCCGATCCTGCCCTTGCCGATAGGCGCGTGGCGGTCGATGCGGCTCCCCAGCTTTCCCTGGCTGTCGTTGAGATGCATGGCGACGAGGTTTCGGATCCCGATCGCTTCATCGAACTCTCGCCAGGTCCTGGCATAGCCCTCTTTTGTGCGCAGCTCGTATCCGGCAGCAAAGGAGTGACAGGTGTCGAAGCAGACCTTGACCCTGCGCTTATCATCTATATGGGCGATGATCGAGGCCAGTTCCTCGAAGCGACCCCCTATGGAAGCACCCTGGCCAGCCGTGGTCTCGAGCGCCACTCCGGCCGAGAGGGCTTCCGTGGCATCGAGCACGGAAGTCAGCGCCTCGGCGATCCTCTTTATCCCCCACTCGAGGCCGTTGCCCTTGTGCGAACCAGGGTGGACGATGACCCAGGGAATGCCGAGAGCGGAGGCACGTTCGATCTCGCCCTCCATGGCATCGATGGATTTGCGCCAGATCACGGCATCGGGCGCAGCGAGGTTGATGAGATAGCAGGCATGCGCCACTGCGACGCGGATACCCTGCTCGTTCATATTGCGTTGGAAGCCCTCAGCCTGCGCCTTTTTTATGGTTGCGGCATGCCACTGCTGGTTGGAGCCGGTGAAGAGCTGGATGGCGGTTGCACCGATCATGCCCCCCGCTAGCGGCGCGTTCTCCACCCCGCCCGCGATCGAGCAATGCGCGCCGAGGAGCCTGTTGCATTTGATGCGCTTCTTGACCATGCGCAATTGATTCCAGAAACGCGGCCCCACGGCAATCAGGATCTTTCACAAGGAGAAGGTGTCGTGGAAGGCAGCCCTGGGCGCCGCGGTGGCGGTCCTGGGAGCCGCAATCCTGTTCAATGCCTAGAAACAATGCAGGGGTGCAGTGAAACGCTGCACCTGCGAAACTTCCTCGCCTGATTCTTAAGAGTTTTTCCCTGGCCCGCAGATTGCATTCCACATCTTTTATGTCGTGAAAGCAAAAAACAAACATACGTGCAGACTTGAGGTTCCAATTTGGAACCTCAAGTCTGTAATATTATGAATTAAAAGGAGATTGTATGACAGAAAACAATAGCCTTTCAGCATGTATTGTCGAAAACAAAATTATGAGCCTCAGAGGGCAGAGGATCATACTGGATTTCGATTTGGCCACTATTTATAGCGTATCAACAAAGAACCTCATCAAAGCGGTAAAAAGAAACCGGGATCGATTTCCCGAGGACTTTATTTTCCAACTCTCAAATCAGGAATTCAATGATTTGGAATCCTTATTGCCAAAACGAGATTGGGGCGGCAGGCGCTATCTCCCGTACGCCTTCACCGAGCATGGCGCAGTGATGGCTGCCAACATCCTAAGATCAAAGCGAGCGGTCAAGGCGAGTATCTTTGTAGTGCGGGCGTTCGTGAAGTTGAGGCAGTTTCTAGCATCTCACAAAGAGCTGGCCGAGAAGCTTATCGAGTTGGAGCGACAGGTCGGGACCCACGACAAGGCGATCGTCTCGATGTTTCAGGCGATAAGAATGCTCATGTCCCCAACGCAGGGGAAGAGGAAGAAAATAGGGTTTATTTGGTAGGAGATGAGGCGATGGGAATGCGATATTACTGCGATGATAAGGTGTTCTATTGAATCATGTCCCCGTGCGCAGCATCATTGCAGCTGACATCATCGGCATTGTCATTACGGGCAGCGGCTGAAAGGGTTTCATCATGGCAGGACTAACTTCACGGAGCCCAGAGTCCCTGTAGATCAGCGCACCGGTGGCAAGAGGGCCCGGGACAGGGCGTTTCTCGTGACGATCGAGGAAATGCACGCGATCGCGGTCGATGCCGATCCCGCGCGCATGCTCGACGATATCCTCGTCGAACTCCTCGAGCCTCGCGAATCCGCCTGCCGTGTAGGCCCTCTCCACCAGCAGGTGCTCAATGCCCTCTTCGTCGCGAGTGACCTCCAGCATGCGCCTCGCCATCACCTCGTCGTCTATCACGTAGTTCGCCAGCTTGAACTGACCCCAGAGGAGCTTGTTCAGCGGCTGACCGTGGCCGTTGGTCATCTCTGCATAAAGGCTTGAGAGCCTCTGGCAAGTCTCCGTAGGGATCATGCCGTGGAACGCGAGCTTCTCCACCAGCCCTGTTATCTCGGTGAGCACTGTGCGCCTGGCCACCTTGACACCCCTCGTAAGGCCCGTGACGAGATTCTTGAGATCTATGCGGGCATTGGCGAAGAGATCGCCGTAGGTTTCGCGGATCTTTCCATAATTGAGCTCCATGATCTCATGGAGACTGCCTATTCCCCTGTCGTCCGCCTCCTGGCTCCTCAGCGAATTGATCAGCATGCGCAACCTGTCGGGCAGATCCCTGAACTCGCCTCCAACTCCCGGTATCGAATTCACGTGCGCGGCGAGCTGGGCCGCGGCCTGCTTCATCACAAGGGCCCTCGCCGCTCCGGCATCAACCGCCTCGCCAGCTGATTCGCGCACGTTCCTCCACTCCCTGCGCCAGCGCTCCACGAACACAGGCGAGAAGCCGAGCTTCTCGACCATCCGGTCGTATCTCTTCTGATGCTGAAGTTCGCCGCCCTCCACCCTGATCACGGAGAACTCGCCGAGGAGCGACCTGAGTATGCCGACACCCTCTTCGTCCATGAACGACGCGGACTGGGCAAAGAGCGTGATGAGTCCCTTCTCCAAGAGGTGCCTGCGCACGGCCTGCGCGCCGCGCCAGCGCATTGCATCGGCAGGCTCGTCAGGCGCACTCTCCCTGAAGAGCATTGCAGAGCCCTCGTCTTCGCCGGCCTTTTCGCGCAGGAACGAGAGGAGGGTCTTCTCGACATCTGACCTCAGAACCGCTCGCGAATCGCCCTCAATATCACGATGCGAGCGATAGAACTCTTTGCTAACCTCTTCAGGCAGGGAATCGAGTGCGGAGATGGCCCTGATCGTGCTCAGGGTGTTGCGAACTGATTTCCACTTCGCAGGGTCGGTAGCCTCGAATACCCTGCTCGCCACCGCGCGCCTGTCGTCGTCGAGTTTGGATAGAAAATCCAGCATCGTTGTTACAGAGTCGCGGAATCCGATGAACCGCGGCTGGCCAGCGAAGCCCCTGAGGTTTCGCGCCGCCTTATCCGAGAGCCCCAGGTCCTCGATCCATATGCCGGACTCGAATCCGGCCTTGAAGAACCCTACGCGCGAGAGTTGAATGAAATTCGCCTTCAGCAAATCGCCTATAAAGGTCGGGTTTTGCGTATATAGTTTAAGGGCTGCATTCGCCTCTACAGCAACATTTGGCAAGCCCTCTGTAATTTTCGC
Protein-coding sequences here:
- a CDS encoding ORF6N domain-containing protein, translated to MTENNSLSACIVENKIMSLRGQRIILDFDLATIYSVSTKNLIKAVKRNRDRFPEDFIFQLSNQEFNDLESLLPKRDWGGRRYLPYAFTEHGAVMAANILRSKRAVKASIFVVRAFVKLRQFLASHKELAEKLIELERQVGTHDKAIVSMFQAIRMLMSPTQGKRKKIGFIW
- a CDS encoding deoxyribonuclease IV — its product is MVKKRIKCNRLLGAHCSIAGGVENAPLAGGMIGATAIQLFTGSNQQWHAATIKKAQAEGFQRNMNEQGIRVAVAHACYLINLAAPDAVIWRKSIDAMEGEIERASALGIPWVIVHPGSHKGNGLEWGIKRIAEALTSVLDATEALSAGVALETTAGQGASIGGRFEELASIIAHIDDKRRVKVCFDTCHSFAAGYELRTKEGYARTWREFDEAIGIRNLVAMHLNDSQGKLGSRIDRHAPIGKGRIGLPGFRLIMNDRRLADIPMILETPKEGDAVRSDTNNLKILKRLVRA